A region of Vitis vinifera cultivar Pinot Noir 40024 chromosome 13, ASM3070453v1 DNA encodes the following proteins:
- the LOC100260238 gene encoding GDSL esterase/lipase At5g03610: MDNQPHFIWLFLLLSVITTAAGAYAHANSFTKLFVFGDSYVDTGNRNFTASSWNEPYGITYPGRPAGHFSDGHVFSEYIASWMGIKSPTPYRFRKLRPTKYGMNFAYGGTGVFDTLVAAPNMTIQIGLFEQLLEEKIYTEDDLKSSIALVSVSGNDYNAYIARGGSLLGLPAFIVSVVKQLGLDLQRIHDLGVPKVVVMGIQPLGCLPQFTKEYSYEKCNETGNLASLFHNLLLTAVVEELKLENGEPEFVMLDMYNAFMSAMKKHEDETGTSELKDTLRPCCAGITSEDSCGDVENGEKKYNVCIDPKMAFFWDSFHPTQAGWHAIYSVLKSSIANLFQTELWGSF; the protein is encoded by the exons ATGGACAACCAACCCCACTTCATCTGGCTTTTTCTCTTGCTTTCCGTTATAACAACTGCTGCAG GGGCTTATGCACATGCTAATAGCTTCACCAAACTTTTTGTGTTTGGGGACTCGTATGTTGATACCGGGAATAGGAATTTCACAGCTAGTTCATGGAACGAACCTTATGGAATTACTTATCCTGGTAGACCTGCTGGTCACTTCTCTGACGGCCATGTCTTCAGTGAATACATTG CTTCATGGATGGGCATAAAGTCTCCTACACCATATAGATTTAGAAAACTAAGACCCACAAAATATGGAATGAATTTTGCTTATGGAGGGACAGGCGTCTTCGACACACTGGTTGCTGCACCAAACATGACAATACAAATCGGTCTTTTTGAACAACTCCTTGAAGAGAAAATCTATACCGAAGATGACCTTAAGTCTTCCATTGCTCTGGTATCTGTTTCTGGCAATGATTATAATGCCTACATTGCTAGAGGTGGAAGTCTTCTG GGTTTGCCAGCCTTTATTGTATCTGTTGTTAAGCAGCTTGGCTTGGATCTACAACGTATTCATGATTTGGGAGTGCCAAAAGTAGTCGTTATGGGAATACAGCCTCTTGGATGTTTGCCTCAATTTACAAAGGAATATTCGTACGAGAAATGTAATGAAACAGGAAACTTGGCTTCACTGTTTCACAACCTATTACTAACTGCTGTGGTAGAGGAGCTGAAGCTGGAGAATGGTGAACCTGAATTTGTGATGCTTGATATGTACAATGCATTCATGTCTGCAATGAAGAAACATGAAGACGAAACAG GAACTTCAGAGTTGAAGGATACATTGAGGCCATGTTGCGCAGGTATAACAAGCGAAGACTCATGTGGGGACGTAGAGAATGGGGAGAAGAAATACAATGTATGCATTGATCCCAAGATGGCATTCTTTTGGGATTCGTTTCACCCTACACAAGCGGGCTGGCATGCAATTTACTCGGTTCTAAAATCTTCTATCGCAAACCTCTTCCAGACAGAGTTGTGGGGAAGTTTTTAA